The Burkholderia cepacia ATCC 25416 genome includes a window with the following:
- a CDS encoding CbtB domain-containing protein translates to MSEAVLKPAVVPAPIPVRELLPWAVFVGLILLLALYFVGAEQGATSLVPGMYVHEFVHDGRHLLGFPCH, encoded by the coding sequence ATGAGCGAAGCAGTGCTGAAGCCGGCGGTCGTGCCGGCGCCCATCCCCGTCCGTGAACTGTTGCCGTGGGCCGTGTTCGTCGGCCTGATCCTGTTGCTCGCGCTTTATTTCGTCGGCGCGGAACAAGGTGCGACGTCGCTCGTGCCGGGCATGTACGTCCACGAATTCGTCCACGACGGCCGCCACCTGCTCGGCTTCCCCTGCCACTGA
- a CDS encoding inorganic phosphate transporter — protein MNQPASSAPNNPGSVERTRQVGYAVFLLVLALGALYIATHLIDDLSPIREGKLFPYLLLGAALLIALGFEFVNGFHDTANAVATVIYTHSLTPNVAVIWSGMWNFLGVMVSSGAVAFGILQLLPVELILQVGSGAGFAMVFALLIAAIVWNLATWYFGLPSSSSHTLIGSIIGVGLMNQLMHGPSGTSGVDWGQALGVGKSLLFSPIVGFLCAALLLLVLKTLVRVPELYKEPPKDQPPPFWIRCLLILTCTGVSFAHGSNDGQKGMGLIMLILIGTVPTAYALNKAVTPAETQTFVAVANQAAATFGKYTNGVAPSANPRADVERYVQHRELTPAVLPAVQQLSTSLATAVGTSGSMAAVPQRDVDNVRNTMYLVSEAIRLIEKSGQPAFAADDKLAIDNYHKQLDHATKFIPTWVKVAVAIALGLGTMVGWKRIVVTVGEKIGKQHLTYGQGASAELVAMLTIGAADVYGLPVSTTHVLSSGVAGTMAANGSGLQWSTVRSLVLAWVLTLPASIALAGGLYWLFRSVA, from the coding sequence ATGAATCAACCTGCTTCGTCCGCACCGAACAACCCGGGCTCCGTCGAACGCACCAGACAGGTCGGCTATGCCGTCTTCCTGCTGGTGCTGGCGCTCGGCGCGCTCTATATCGCCACGCACCTGATCGACGATCTGTCGCCGATCCGCGAAGGCAAGCTGTTCCCGTACCTGCTGCTCGGCGCGGCGCTGCTGATCGCGCTCGGCTTCGAATTCGTCAACGGCTTCCACGACACCGCGAACGCGGTCGCCACCGTGATCTATACGCACTCGCTGACGCCGAACGTCGCGGTGATCTGGTCCGGCATGTGGAACTTCCTCGGCGTGATGGTCTCGAGCGGTGCCGTTGCGTTCGGCATCCTGCAGTTGCTGCCGGTCGAGCTGATCCTGCAGGTCGGCAGCGGCGCGGGCTTCGCGATGGTGTTCGCGCTGCTGATCGCCGCCATCGTGTGGAACCTCGCGACCTGGTATTTCGGGTTGCCGTCGTCGAGTTCGCATACGCTGATCGGTTCGATCATCGGTGTGGGGCTGATGAACCAGCTGATGCACGGGCCGTCCGGCACGAGCGGCGTCGACTGGGGCCAGGCGCTCGGTGTCGGCAAGTCGCTGCTGTTCTCGCCGATCGTCGGCTTTCTGTGCGCAGCGCTGCTGCTGCTCGTGCTGAAGACGCTCGTGCGGGTTCCGGAGTTGTACAAGGAGCCGCCGAAAGACCAGCCGCCGCCGTTCTGGATTCGCTGCCTGCTGATCCTGACCTGCACGGGCGTGTCGTTTGCGCACGGGTCGAACGACGGGCAGAAAGGGATGGGGCTCATCATGCTGATCCTGATCGGCACGGTGCCGACCGCCTATGCGCTGAACAAGGCCGTCACGCCGGCCGAGACGCAGACCTTCGTGGCGGTCGCGAACCAGGCGGCCGCGACGTTCGGGAAGTACACGAACGGCGTCGCGCCGTCCGCGAACCCGCGTGCCGACGTCGAGCGCTACGTGCAGCATCGCGAACTGACGCCCGCGGTGCTGCCGGCCGTCCAGCAGTTGTCGACGTCGCTCGCGACCGCGGTCGGCACGTCGGGCTCGATGGCAGCCGTGCCGCAGCGCGACGTCGACAACGTGCGCAACACGATGTATCTGGTATCCGAAGCAATCCGCCTGATCGAGAAGTCGGGTCAGCCCGCGTTCGCGGCCGACGACAAGCTGGCGATCGACAACTATCACAAGCAGCTCGACCACGCGACCAAATTCATTCCGACGTGGGTGAAGGTTGCCGTCGCGATCGCGCTGGGCCTCGGCACGATGGTCGGCTGGAAGCGGATCGTCGTGACCGTCGGCGAGAAAATCGGCAAGCAGCATCTGACGTACGGACAAGGCGCATCGGCCGAACTCGTCGCGATGCTGACGATCGGCGCCGCCGACGTGTACGGATTGCCCGTGTCGACGACACACGTGCTGTCGTCGGGTGTCGCGGGGACGATGGCGGCGAACGGCTCCGGGCTGCAGTGGAGCACGGTGCGCAGCCTCGTGCTCGCGTGGGTGCTGACGCTGCCGGCGTCGATCGCGCTTGCTGGCGGGCTCTACTGGTTGTTCCGGTCGGTGGCTTGA
- a CDS encoding histidine phosphatase family protein: protein MNMPTSLRLIAHASTRAMRTGAFPDDDPLDTRGLAEAAALRGRWAGTAGALLLCSPACCARQTADALGLHVDIDDALRDIDYGNWRGQRLHDLARDLPDELDAWIADPSASPHGGESFEAAMHRVGTWLNGLRQDRDIVAITHAPIVRAAIAHVRRMDSKAAARIDVAPLSCTTLVASPNGWTLSADRNA, encoded by the coding sequence ATGAACATGCCTACCTCGCTGCGCCTGATCGCACACGCATCGACCCGGGCGATGCGCACCGGCGCGTTTCCCGACGACGATCCGCTCGATACACGCGGGCTCGCCGAAGCCGCTGCGCTACGCGGCCGGTGGGCAGGTACCGCCGGCGCGCTCCTGCTGTGCAGCCCCGCATGCTGCGCGCGGCAGACCGCCGATGCGCTCGGACTTCATGTCGACATCGACGACGCACTGCGCGACATCGATTACGGCAACTGGCGAGGCCAGCGCCTGCACGACCTCGCACGCGACTTGCCGGACGAACTGGATGCGTGGATCGCAGACCCGTCGGCGTCGCCGCACGGCGGTGAATCGTTCGAAGCCGCCATGCACCGCGTCGGCACATGGTTGAACGGGCTGCGGCAAGATCGCGACATCGTCGCAATCACGCATGCGCCAATCGTCCGCGCGGCCATCGCCCATGTGCGGCGGATGGATTCGAAGGCAGCGGCCCGCATCGACGTCGCGCCGCTGTCCTGCACGACGCTTGTTGCGTCACCGAACGGATGGACGTTGAGCGCGGACCGCAACGCGTAG
- a CDS encoding MFS transporter, which produces MGTSVKQPKRAALASFVGTTIEWYDFYSYATAAAIVFGPLFFPGENRFISLLASFGSFAVGFFARPLGGVMFGYLGDRFGRKRSLLATLMLMAVSTVAIGLLPTHAQAGVIAPVLLVLMRVLQGIAVGGEWGGAVLLAGEHAPEGKRTFFASFAQLGSASGLILSMLAFGAISTLSKEDMMSWGWRVPFLASSVLLIVGFVIRASVSESPEFEEVRKSGNIAQKPLREALKYWPLLLLAIGANVYGIAGVYFSNIFMISYATQFLSLDRSMVLHCMTIVAVLQFVVQLAAAFLAQRFGTTRVLLITGAWAAIVPFVMLPLVHMGTPLSITVGVGLATLAESGYYSVVAGFVSGIFVARIRYTAISIAYQVCGALAGGLTPLVATIIAQNTAPQWWPLALQYTSAALLSSLCVWLISRRVSIDDAGAPGKTNEPLPRGARTA; this is translated from the coding sequence ATGGGGACTTCCGTCAAGCAACCCAAACGGGCCGCACTCGCGTCGTTCGTCGGCACCACGATCGAGTGGTACGACTTCTATAGCTACGCGACCGCCGCCGCCATCGTGTTCGGGCCGCTGTTCTTTCCCGGCGAAAACCGCTTCATCAGCCTCCTCGCATCGTTCGGCTCGTTCGCGGTGGGCTTCTTCGCACGGCCGCTCGGCGGCGTGATGTTCGGCTATCTCGGCGACCGCTTCGGCCGCAAGCGCTCGCTGCTCGCGACGCTGATGCTGATGGCGGTGTCGACGGTCGCGATCGGCCTGCTGCCGACCCATGCGCAGGCCGGTGTGATTGCACCGGTCCTGCTCGTGCTGATGCGGGTGCTGCAAGGCATCGCGGTCGGCGGCGAATGGGGCGGCGCGGTGCTGCTCGCCGGCGAGCATGCGCCGGAAGGCAAACGCACGTTCTTCGCGTCGTTCGCGCAGCTCGGCAGCGCGAGCGGCCTGATCCTGTCGATGCTCGCGTTCGGCGCGATCAGCACGCTGTCGAAGGAAGACATGATGAGCTGGGGCTGGCGCGTGCCGTTCCTCGCGAGTTCCGTGCTGCTGATCGTCGGCTTCGTGATCCGCGCGAGCGTGTCCGAATCGCCCGAGTTCGAGGAAGTCAGGAAGAGCGGCAACATCGCGCAAAAACCGCTGCGCGAGGCGCTCAAGTACTGGCCGCTGCTGCTGCTCGCGATCGGCGCGAACGTGTACGGCATCGCCGGCGTGTATTTCAGCAACATCTTCATGATCAGCTACGCGACGCAGTTCCTGTCGCTCGACCGGTCGATGGTGCTGCATTGCATGACGATCGTCGCGGTGCTGCAGTTCGTCGTGCAGCTCGCGGCCGCGTTCCTTGCGCAGCGCTTCGGCACCACGCGCGTGCTGCTGATCACCGGCGCATGGGCCGCGATCGTCCCGTTCGTGATGCTGCCGCTCGTGCACATGGGCACGCCGCTGTCGATCACGGTCGGCGTCGGCCTCGCGACGCTCGCGGAGTCGGGCTACTACTCGGTGGTCGCGGGCTTCGTCAGCGGCATCTTCGTCGCACGCATCCGCTACACGGCGATCTCGATCGCGTACCAGGTGTGCGGCGCGCTCGCCGGCGGCCTCACGCCGCTCGTCGCGACCATCATCGCGCAGAACACCGCGCCGCAATGGTGGCCGCTCGCGCTCCAGTACACGAGCGCCGCGCTCCTGTCGTCGCTGTGCGTGTGGCTGATCTCGCGCCGCGTCAGCATCGACGATGCCGGCGCGCCCGGCAAGACGAACGAGCCGCTGCCGCGCGGCGCACGCACGGCATAA
- a CDS encoding CbtA family protein — protein sequence MVGKLLMRGMLAGIAAGLLTFGFAKVVGEPQVDQAISFEEKADAAKGDAPEPELVSRHTQAGLGLLTGVVTYGAAFGGLFSLVFAYAYGRGSRLPARPLAAWLALAAFIALVIVPNLKYPANPPSVGDPDTIGYRTGLFFLMIAISVATMVFSVSVRRHLLAKLGQWNASIVAGLVFVAIIAAVQIGLPSVSELPADFPAALLWKFRVAAIGMQVIMWTTIGLLFGAWVERGERIGMRAA from the coding sequence ATGGTCGGAAAGCTGCTCATGCGCGGGATGCTCGCAGGCATCGCCGCAGGCCTCCTCACGTTCGGTTTCGCGAAGGTCGTCGGCGAACCGCAAGTCGATCAGGCAATCTCTTTTGAAGAAAAAGCCGACGCCGCCAAGGGCGACGCACCGGAGCCGGAGCTGGTCAGCCGCCACACGCAGGCCGGCCTCGGCTTGCTGACGGGCGTCGTGACCTATGGCGCGGCATTCGGCGGGCTGTTCTCGCTGGTCTTCGCGTATGCCTACGGGCGAGGCAGCCGCCTCCCGGCCCGTCCGCTGGCCGCGTGGCTCGCGCTGGCGGCGTTCATCGCGCTCGTGATCGTGCCGAACCTCAAGTACCCGGCCAATCCGCCGTCGGTCGGCGACCCCGACACGATCGGCTATCGCACGGGCCTGTTCTTCCTGATGATCGCGATCTCCGTCGCGACGATGGTGTTCTCGGTCAGCGTGCGCCGCCATCTGCTGGCGAAGCTCGGCCAGTGGAACGCGTCGATCGTCGCCGGGCTCGTGTTCGTCGCGATCATCGCGGCCGTGCAGATCGGGTTGCCGTCTGTCAGCGAGTTGCCGGCCGATTTCCCGGCGGCCTTGCTGTGGAAGTTCCGCGTGGCGGCCATCGGCATGCAGGTGATCATGTGGACGACGATCGGCCTGCTGTTCGGCGCATGGGTCGAGCGCGGCGAGCGCATCGGCATGCGCGCCGCCTGA
- a CDS encoding Lrp/AsnC family transcriptional regulator → MTELDKTDRAILAAVQRDGRLPIARLADTVGLSETPCARRLKRLENDGYIERYRAQLSRQALGYGVVAFVLVRFATHDRKTADRFEREVLGIERILACHNVAGTADYLLQVVARDLDDYGTFLRESLRMLPGVTSIESALSLREVKHDAGLPVP, encoded by the coding sequence ATGACCGAACTCGACAAAACCGACCGCGCCATCCTTGCCGCGGTGCAGCGCGACGGCCGCCTGCCGATCGCCCGCCTCGCCGACACCGTGGGCCTCTCCGAGACCCCTTGCGCGCGCCGCCTGAAGCGCCTCGAAAACGACGGCTACATCGAGCGATACCGCGCGCAGCTGTCGCGCCAGGCGCTCGGCTACGGCGTCGTTGCGTTCGTGCTCGTGCGGTTCGCGACGCACGACCGCAAGACCGCCGACCGCTTCGAGCGGGAAGTGCTCGGCATCGAGCGGATCCTGGCGTGCCACAACGTGGCGGGCACCGCCGATTATCTGCTGCAGGTCGTGGCGCGCGATCTCGACGATTACGGCACGTTCCTGCGCGAATCGCTGCGGATGCTGCCGGGCGTGACGTCGATCGAATCGGCGCTGTCGCTGCGCGAGGTCAAGCACGACGCGGGGCTGCCGGTGCCGTGA
- a CDS encoding LysR family transcriptional regulator: MLERFHLVVIREVERQGSLTAAAHALHLTQSALSHTVRKIEQQLGTPIWDREGRGLRLTQGGQYLLKLANRLLPQFELAEERMKQYAKGERGTLRIGMECHPCYQWLLKVVSPYLSRWPDVDVDVKQRFQFGGIGALFGYDIDVLVTPDPLNKPGLRFDPVFDYEQVLVVADSHRFANADYVTPEQLTDEILITYPVETDRLDIYNQFLTPAGIVPRRHKSIETTDIMLQMVASERGVAALPRWLADEYADRMPVVPVKLGKKGIAKQIFLGIREADASIDYLAAFVALARESTGSAPRMLR; the protein is encoded by the coding sequence ATGCTGGAACGATTCCATCTCGTCGTGATCCGTGAAGTCGAGCGCCAGGGCTCACTGACCGCGGCCGCCCACGCGCTGCACCTCACGCAATCGGCACTCAGTCATACCGTCCGGAAAATCGAGCAGCAGCTCGGCACGCCGATCTGGGATCGGGAGGGCCGCGGCCTGCGGCTCACCCAGGGCGGGCAGTATCTGCTGAAGCTGGCGAACCGGCTGCTGCCGCAGTTCGAGCTCGCCGAGGAGCGGATGAAGCAGTACGCGAAGGGCGAGCGCGGCACGCTGCGCATCGGGATGGAGTGCCACCCGTGCTACCAGTGGCTGCTGAAGGTCGTGTCGCCTTACCTGTCGCGCTGGCCCGACGTCGACGTGGACGTGAAGCAGCGCTTCCAGTTCGGCGGCATCGGCGCCCTGTTCGGCTATGACATCGACGTGCTCGTGACGCCCGATCCGCTGAACAAGCCGGGCCTGCGCTTCGACCCCGTGTTCGACTACGAGCAGGTGCTGGTGGTCGCCGATTCGCACCGGTTCGCGAACGCCGATTACGTGACGCCCGAACAGCTGACCGACGAGATCCTGATCACCTATCCGGTCGAAACCGACCGGCTCGACATCTACAACCAGTTCCTGACGCCGGCCGGCATCGTGCCGAGGCGGCACAAGTCGATCGAGACGACCGACATCATGCTGCAGATGGTGGCGAGCGAGCGCGGCGTGGCCGCGCTGCCGAGATGGCTTGCCGACGAATACGCCGACCGGATGCCGGTCGTGCCGGTCAAGCTCGGCAAGAAGGGGATCGCGAAGCAGATCTTCCTCGGCATCCGCGAAGCGGACGCATCGATCGACTATCTGGCCGCGTTCGTCGCGCTGGCGCGCGAATCGACGGGGAGCGCGCCACGCATGCTGCGCTAG
- a CDS encoding LysR family transcriptional regulator, with product MLGNLSTLDLRLIRVFLAVTDAGGVSAAQAVLNVGQSTISAQLSSLETRLGYRLCERGRSGFRLTPKGERFHAMSRKLLAALDEFGMAARHMDRQLVGTLHIGLIGHTPVSQNARIAEAIAAFRTRDEAVRFSISVRAPGDLEEKLLSDEIQIAVGYFWHRVPSLHYTPLFIERQVAYCGRGHPLFDGAGALTPADVAGFEWAWRSYPLPEAQMSTTPDRVTATADNMEAVALLILSGHHLGYLPQHFAAPYVAQGLLAPLNPEQLRYDVTFHMVVARNGRGNPLVEAFLEDLERAHQPTDIA from the coding sequence GTGCTGGGGAATCTGTCGACCCTCGATCTGCGGTTGATCCGCGTGTTTCTCGCGGTCACGGATGCGGGCGGCGTGTCGGCCGCGCAGGCCGTGCTGAACGTCGGGCAGTCGACGATCAGCGCGCAGCTTTCGTCGCTGGAGACGCGGCTCGGCTACCGGCTCTGCGAGCGCGGCCGCAGCGGTTTCCGGCTCACGCCGAAGGGCGAGCGGTTCCACGCGATGAGCCGCAAGCTGCTCGCGGCGCTCGACGAATTCGGGATGGCCGCGCGGCACATGGATCGCCAGCTGGTCGGCACGCTGCACATCGGCCTGATCGGCCATACGCCGGTGAGCCAGAACGCGCGGATCGCCGAGGCGATCGCCGCGTTCCGCACGCGCGACGAGGCCGTGCGCTTCTCGATTTCCGTGCGCGCGCCGGGCGATCTCGAGGAGAAGCTGCTGAGCGACGAGATCCAGATCGCGGTCGGCTACTTCTGGCACCGGGTGCCGTCGCTGCACTACACGCCGCTGTTCATCGAGCGCCAGGTCGCGTACTGCGGGCGCGGCCATCCGCTGTTCGACGGCGCCGGCGCGCTGACGCCGGCCGACGTCGCGGGCTTCGAATGGGCGTGGCGCTCGTATCCGCTGCCCGAAGCGCAGATGTCGACGACGCCCGACCGCGTGACCGCGACGGCCGACAACATGGAGGCCGTCGCGCTGCTGATCCTGTCCGGCCACCACCTCGGCTACCTGCCGCAGCATTTCGCGGCGCCCTACGTCGCGCAGGGGCTGCTCGCGCCGCTCAATCCGGAGCAACTGCGCTACGACGTCACGTTCCACATGGTCGTCGCCCGCAACGGGCGCGGCAATCCGCTCGTGGAAGCGTTTCTCGAAGATCTGGAACGCGCGCACCAGCCGACCGACATCGCGTAG
- a CDS encoding LysE family translocator: MISTHLLLIYLAALAAIYAVPGPDMALVLQTSIGRGVRPGMAAAAGLSLARTAHVTLSACGVAALIRSAPWLYEVIRYGGALYLAYVAIQVFRSPVFALGDGDAAATAGELRQSFVKGLLTNLLNPKALLFCSVLLPQFVRPEAGPVVLQMFELGALLVAAGVCFDLACVFGASRIAAWMRAHPLAQTVQRWTFSAALIGFALRLSMD, encoded by the coding sequence ATGATTTCCACGCATTTGCTGTTGATTTATCTCGCCGCGCTGGCGGCCATCTACGCGGTGCCGGGGCCGGACATGGCGCTCGTGCTGCAGACCAGCATCGGCCGCGGCGTGCGGCCGGGAATGGCGGCCGCCGCGGGCCTGTCGCTCGCGCGCACCGCGCACGTGACGCTGTCCGCCTGCGGTGTCGCGGCGCTGATCCGCAGCGCGCCGTGGCTGTACGAAGTGATCCGCTACGGCGGCGCGCTGTATCTCGCGTATGTCGCGATCCAGGTGTTCCGTTCGCCCGTGTTCGCGCTCGGCGACGGCGACGCGGCGGCCACGGCGGGCGAGTTGCGGCAGTCGTTCGTGAAGGGCCTGCTCACCAACCTGCTGAACCCGAAGGCACTGTTGTTCTGCTCGGTGCTGCTGCCGCAGTTCGTGCGCCCCGAGGCCGGGCCGGTGGTGTTGCAGATGTTCGAACTGGGCGCGTTGCTGGTGGCGGCCGGCGTGTGCTTCGACCTCGCGTGCGTGTTCGGCGCGTCGCGGATCGCCGCGTGGATGCGTGCGCATCCGCTCGCGCAGACGGTGCAGCGCTGGACGTTTTCCGCGGCGCTGATCGGCTTTGCGCTGCGCCTGTCGATGGACTGA
- the speB gene encoding agmatinase → MNDHTHFQPLGGNEMPRCGGIATMMRLPHVASAEGLDACFVGVPFDLGTSNRTGARFGPRQIRTESVLLRPYNMATRAAPFDSLQIADIGDVAINPYNLHDSIARIEAAYDAILEHDCKPITLGGDHTIALPILRAIHRKHGKVALIHVDAHADVNDTMMGEKIAHGTPFRRAVEEGLLHGDKVTQIGLRGTGYAAEDFDWCREQGFRVVQAEECWNKSLAPLMEEVRARVGDTPVYISFDIDGIDPAYAPGTGTPEIAGLTVPQALEIIRGAKGLNIVGCDLVEVAPPYDPFGTTALLGANLAYELLCVLPGVKYRD, encoded by the coding sequence ATGAACGACCACACCCATTTCCAGCCGCTCGGCGGCAATGAAATGCCGCGCTGCGGCGGCATCGCGACGATGATGCGCCTGCCGCACGTGGCGAGCGCCGAAGGCCTCGACGCCTGCTTCGTCGGCGTGCCGTTCGACCTCGGCACCTCCAACCGCACCGGCGCACGCTTCGGCCCGCGCCAGATCCGCACCGAATCCGTGCTGCTGCGCCCGTACAACATGGCCACGCGCGCCGCGCCGTTCGATTCGCTGCAGATCGCCGACATCGGCGACGTCGCGATCAATCCGTACAACCTGCACGATTCCATCGCGCGCATCGAAGCCGCGTACGACGCGATCCTCGAGCATGACTGCAAGCCGATCACGCTGGGCGGCGACCACACGATCGCGCTGCCGATCCTGCGCGCGATCCACCGCAAGCACGGCAAGGTTGCATTGATCCACGTCGATGCACACGCCGACGTGAACGACACGATGATGGGTGAAAAGATCGCGCACGGCACGCCGTTCCGCCGCGCGGTCGAGGAAGGCCTGCTGCACGGCGACAAGGTCACGCAGATCGGCCTGCGCGGCACCGGTTACGCGGCCGAGGATTTCGACTGGTGCCGCGAGCAGGGCTTCCGCGTCGTCCAGGCCGAGGAATGCTGGAACAAGTCGCTCGCGCCGCTGATGGAAGAAGTGCGCGCGCGCGTCGGCGATACGCCCGTCTACATCAGCTTCGACATCGACGGCATCGACCCGGCCTACGCGCCGGGCACCGGCACGCCGGAAATCGCGGGCCTCACAGTGCCGCAGGCGCTCGAGATCATCCGCGGCGCGAAAGGGCTGAACATCGTCGGTTGCGATCTCGTCGAAGTCGCGCCGCCGTACGACCCGTTCGGCACCACGGCGCTGCTCGGCGCGAACCTCGCCTACGAGCTGCTGTGCGTGCTGCCGGGCGTCAAGTACCGCGACTGA
- the metE gene encoding 5-methyltetrahydropteroyltriglutamate--homocysteine S-methyltransferase, translating into MVTTHNLGFPRIGAKRELKFGLERYWKGESSRDELKALGAELRKRHWNDQRDLDLAPIGDFAFYDQVLDMSFTLGNLPKRVQGFHGDVLDNYFRVARGRSAQSADEHAACCGGVSAGEMTKWFDTNYHYIVPEFHADTNFSLDPSRLLQQLAEAQAQGVAAKPVILGPVTYLWLGKAKDDSDRLALLPKLLPVYGALLDTLTAQGVEWVQIDEPILVTELDAEWRQALRTAYAALETRRIKLLLATYFGQLQDNLALASSLPVDGLHVDAINARDEVDALVRELPAERVLSVGAINGRNIWKTDLNATLDWLEPLAKQLGDRLWLAPSCSLLHVPVDLASEEKLDAEIRSWLAFALQKLDELKVLATALNEGRAKVADALAANAAAIHSRRRSPRVHNPAVRAAIARIDAQLGNRVSPYTQRASKQSARLKLPAFPTTTIGSFPQTGEIRHARSQFKAGALDDAGYRAAMQAEIERSVREQEALELDVLVHGEAERNDMVEYFGEQLDGYAFSQFGWVQSYGSRCVKPPILFGDISRPKAMTVEWITYAQSLTNKPMKGMLTGPVTILNWSFVRDDQPRSVSCYQLALAIREEVLDLEKAGVRVIQIDEAALREGLPLRRAQWGAYLKWAVESFRITANGVQDDTQIHTHMCYSEFNDIIASIADMDADVITIETSRSDMELLDAFDDFKYPNEIGPGVYDIHSPNIPTQEHIVGLMRKAAERIPAERLWVNPDCGLKTRQWAEVIPALTNMVAAAKTLRSQVQ; encoded by the coding sequence ATGGTCACGACACACAACCTCGGTTTCCCGCGCATCGGTGCGAAGCGCGAACTCAAGTTCGGTCTCGAACGCTACTGGAAGGGCGAATCGTCGCGCGACGAGCTGAAGGCGCTCGGCGCCGAGCTGCGCAAGCGTCACTGGAACGACCAGCGCGACCTGGACCTGGCCCCGATCGGCGACTTCGCGTTCTACGATCAGGTGCTCGACATGAGCTTCACGCTCGGCAACCTGCCGAAGCGCGTGCAGGGTTTCCACGGCGATGTGCTGGACAACTATTTTCGCGTCGCGCGCGGCCGTTCGGCGCAGTCGGCGGACGAGCATGCGGCGTGCTGCGGTGGGGTCTCCGCCGGTGAAATGACGAAGTGGTTCGATACGAACTACCACTACATCGTGCCGGAATTCCACGCGGACACGAACTTCTCGCTCGACCCGTCGCGCCTGCTCCAGCAACTGGCGGAAGCGCAGGCGCAGGGCGTGGCCGCGAAGCCGGTCATCCTCGGCCCCGTCACGTACCTGTGGCTCGGCAAGGCGAAGGACGATTCCGACCGCCTCGCGCTGCTGCCGAAGCTGCTGCCCGTGTACGGCGCGCTGCTCGACACGCTGACCGCGCAGGGCGTCGAATGGGTGCAGATCGACGAACCGATTCTCGTCACCGAACTCGACGCCGAGTGGCGTCAGGCATTGCGCACCGCCTATGCGGCGCTGGAAACGCGCCGCATCAAGCTGCTGCTCGCCACCTACTTCGGCCAGCTTCAGGACAACCTGGCGCTCGCGAGTTCGCTGCCGGTCGACGGCCTGCATGTCGATGCGATCAACGCACGCGACGAAGTTGACGCGCTGGTGCGTGAACTGCCGGCCGAGCGCGTGCTGTCGGTTGGCGCGATCAACGGCCGCAACATCTGGAAGACAGACCTGAACGCGACGCTCGACTGGCTCGAACCGCTCGCGAAGCAACTGGGCGATCGCCTGTGGCTCGCCCCGTCGTGCTCGCTGCTGCACGTGCCGGTCGATCTCGCGAGCGAGGAGAAGCTCGATGCGGAAATCCGCTCGTGGCTCGCGTTTGCGCTGCAGAAGCTCGACGAGCTGAAGGTGCTCGCGACCGCGCTGAACGAAGGCCGCGCCAAGGTGGCCGATGCACTGGCCGCGAACGCTGCCGCGATCCATTCGCGCCGCCGCTCGCCGCGCGTGCACAACCCGGCGGTGAGGGCCGCGATCGCCCGCATCGACGCGCAGCTGGGCAACCGCGTGAGCCCCTACACGCAGCGTGCGTCGAAGCAGTCGGCACGCCTGAAGCTGCCGGCGTTCCCGACGACGACGATCGGCTCGTTCCCGCAGACCGGCGAAATCCGTCACGCGCGCAGCCAGTTCAAGGCCGGTGCGCTGGACGATGCGGGCTACCGGGCCGCGATGCAGGCTGAAATCGAACGCAGCGTGCGCGAGCAGGAAGCACTGGAACTCGACGTGCTGGTGCACGGCGAAGCCGAGCGCAACGACATGGTCGAATACTTCGGCGAGCAGCTCGACGGCTACGCGTTCAGCCAGTTCGGCTGGGTGCAGTCGTACGGTTCGCGCTGCGTGAAGCCGCCGATCCTGTTCGGCGACATCAGCCGCCCGAAGGCGATGACGGTCGAATGGATCACGTATGCGCAGTCGCTGACGAACAAGCCGATGAAGGGCATGCTGACCGGCCCCGTGACGATCCTGAACTGGTCGTTCGTGCGCGACGACCAGCCGCGCTCGGTGTCGTGCTACCAGCTCGCGCTGGCGATCCGCGAGGAAGTGCTCGATCTCGAGAAGGCCGGCGTGCGCGTGATCCAGATCGACGAGGCTGCACTGCGCGAAGGGCTGCCGCTGCGCCGCGCGCAATGGGGCGCGTACCTGAAGTGGGCGGTCGAGTCGTTCCGCATCACCGCGAACGGCGTGCAGGACGACACGCAGATCCATACGCACATGTGCTATTCGGAGTTCAACGACATCATTGCGTCGATCGCCGACATGGATGCGGACGTGATCACGATCGAGACCTCGCGCTCGGACATGGAGCTGCTCGACGCGTTCGACGACTTCAAGTATCCGAACGAGATCGGGCCGGGCGTGTACGACATTCACTCGCCGAACATCCCGACGCAGGAACATATCGTCGGCCTGATGAGGAAGGCGGCGGAACGGATTCCGGCGGAGCGTCTGTGGGTCAATCCGGACTGCGGGCTGAAGACGCGCCAGTGGGCGGAAGTGATTCCGGCGCTGACGAACATGGTCGCTGCCGCGAAGACGCTGCGCAGTCAGGTGCAATAA